Proteins encoded together in one Persephonella sp. window:
- the amrS gene encoding AmmeMemoRadiSam system radical SAM enzyme, whose translation MESIAWMSKKREDGKVLCTACSQRCVLEKGELGKCGIRKVGEDGNLYLTVYGLAASYNVDPVEKKPLFHLLPSTPIFSLGTVGCNFCCKFCQNWEISQHPQTHNGKVFGVPLMPETIVNICKTNNIPSIAYTYNEPVVFFEYAYDTMKLAKENGIRNVFVSSGYETKEALETLAPYLDAMNIDLKAFNDDFYRNISCARLKPVLKTIEHAKELGIWIELTTLLIPGYNDDEKELKDAAKWIASIDKNIPWHISRFFPAYKMKDVPPTPLDTLKKAYEIGKEAGLNFVYVGNFDDEDRESTYCPSCGFRVIDRRGHIGQFVVNHLEDGKCPKCGQEIAGVWK comes from the coding sequence ATGGAAAGTATCGCCTGGATGTCAAAAAAAAGAGAAGATGGGAAGGTTCTGTGTACAGCCTGCAGTCAAAGATGTGTTCTCGAAAAAGGTGAGCTTGGAAAGTGCGGAATTAGAAAGGTAGGAGAAGATGGAAACCTTTATCTAACAGTTTATGGACTTGCTGCATCGTACAATGTAGACCCTGTTGAAAAAAAACCCCTGTTTCATCTTCTCCCTTCAACCCCCATATTCTCGCTGGGGACTGTAGGGTGTAATTTCTGCTGTAAATTCTGTCAGAACTGGGAGATTTCCCAGCACCCCCAGACCCACAACGGAAAGGTTTTCGGTGTTCCGCTTATGCCGGAAACTATTGTCAATATATGCAAAACAAACAACATACCCTCCATAGCATACACATACAACGAACCTGTAGTTTTCTTTGAGTATGCATATGACACTATGAAACTTGCAAAAGAAAACGGTATAAGAAACGTCTTTGTTTCCAGCGGATACGAAACTAAGGAGGCATTGGAAACCCTTGCCCCATATCTTGACGCTATGAATATTGATCTGAAAGCATTTAATGATGATTTTTACAGGAATATATCATGTGCAAGGTTAAAACCAGTTTTAAAAACTATAGAACACGCAAAAGAGCTTGGAATATGGATAGAGCTGACTACACTTTTGATTCCAGGCTACAATGATGATGAAAAAGAGTTAAAAGATGCTGCAAAATGGATAGCCTCTATTGATAAAAATATTCCCTGGCATATCTCAAGATTTTTCCCTGCTTACAAGATGAAAGATGTTCCTCCAACTCCTTTAGATACTTTAAAAAAAGCATACGAGATAGGCAAAGAAGCAGGGCTTAACTTTGTTTATGTTGGAAACTTTGATGATGAAGATAGAGAATCAACATACTGCCCTTCATGTGGTTTCAGGGTGATAGACAGAAGAGGTCATATCGGTCAGTTCGTTGTTAATCATCTTGAAGATGGAAAGTGTCCTAAGTGTGGACAGGAGATAGCTGGCGTCTGGAAATAA
- the carB gene encoding carbamoyl-phosphate synthase large subunit — translation MPRRTDINRILLIGSGPIIIGQAAEFDYSGTQGAKALKEEGYEVILVNSNPATIMTDPEIADKTYIEPLITPVIQKIIEKERPDALLPTLGGQTALNIAVDLYEKGVLDKYNIKMIGANYEAIKKAEDRELFKEAMERIGLKMPKSAVVKSVAEAMDIIKWIGFPVIIRPSFTLGGTGGSIAYNIDEFYPKVKAGLEASPVHEVLLEESVLGWKEFEMEVMRDKNDNCVIICSIENLDPMGVHTGDSITIAPAMTLTDKEYQILRDYSIAVIREIGVETGGSNVQFSQNPETGEFYVIEMNPRVSRSSALASKATGFPIAKIAAKLAVGYTLDELPNDITKETPASFEPTIDYVVTKIPRFDFAKFPETDPTLTTMMKSVGEVMAIGRTFKESFHKAVRSLELGRYGLYIGLEKEDDQTVREKIVTPNADRIWYIAEGFRRRWTVDEIYNLSHIDRWFLHQIKEIIEFEIQLSEKNLATITQEELDKAKQWGFSDRELARLLKTTEDKIREKRMDISYKVVDTCAAEFRAYTPYFYSSYEKPFGRVKEDGTVETILDSENKER, via the coding sequence ATGCCAAGAAGAACTGACATAAATAGAATTCTCCTTATAGGATCAGGACCAATAATAATAGGTCAGGCTGCAGAATTTGATTACTCAGGAACACAGGGGGCTAAAGCATTAAAAGAAGAAGGTTATGAGGTAATACTGGTTAACTCAAATCCTGCTACGATAATGACAGATCCGGAGATAGCAGACAAAACATACATAGAACCCCTTATAACCCCTGTGATACAGAAAATTATAGAAAAAGAAAGACCTGATGCACTTCTTCCAACCCTTGGGGGACAGACAGCTTTAAATATAGCTGTTGATCTGTATGAGAAAGGTGTTTTAGACAAATACAACATTAAGATGATAGGGGCAAATTATGAGGCAATAAAAAAAGCAGAGGACAGGGAACTTTTTAAAGAAGCGATGGAAAGAATAGGTCTCAAAATGCCTAAAAGTGCTGTAGTCAAATCTGTTGCTGAAGCCATGGATATTATTAAATGGATAGGTTTTCCTGTTATCATAAGACCTTCCTTTACCCTTGGTGGAACAGGAGGCTCTATAGCTTACAACATTGATGAGTTTTATCCAAAAGTAAAGGCAGGACTTGAAGCGTCTCCTGTTCATGAGGTTCTTCTTGAGGAGTCTGTTCTTGGGTGGAAAGAGTTTGAGATGGAGGTTATGAGGGATAAAAATGACAACTGCGTAATAATATGCTCCATAGAAAACCTTGATCCTATGGGCGTTCATACTGGTGACAGCATAACTATAGCACCTGCGATGACATTAACAGATAAGGAGTATCAGATATTGAGAGATTACTCTATAGCTGTTATCAGAGAGATAGGTGTTGAAACAGGAGGGTCAAATGTTCAGTTTTCCCAAAATCCAGAAACCGGAGAGTTTTATGTTATTGAGATGAACCCGAGAGTTTCAAGGTCTTCTGCTCTTGCCTCAAAAGCAACAGGTTTTCCAATAGCAAAAATTGCAGCAAAACTTGCTGTAGGCTACACACTTGACGAGCTTCCAAACGACATAACAAAGGAAACCCCAGCCTCGTTTGAGCCAACAATAGATTATGTTGTCACAAAAATACCAAGATTTGATTTTGCAAAATTCCCTGAGACTGATCCAACGCTGACAACTATGATGAAGTCTGTTGGAGAGGTGATGGCAATAGGAAGAACATTCAAAGAGAGTTTTCACAAAGCTGTAAGAAGTCTTGAGCTTGGAAGATACGGGCTTTACATAGGACTTGAAAAGGAAGACGATCAGACTGTTAGAGAAAAGATAGTTACCCCAAATGCTGATAGAATATGGTATATAGCTGAAGGTTTTAGGAGAAGATGGACTGTTGATGAGATTTATAATCTTTCCCACATAGACAGATGGTTTCTTCACCAGATCAAAGAGATAATAGAATTTGAAATTCAGCTCTCTGAAAAAAATCTTGCCACTATAACCCAGGAAGAACTTGATAAAGCCAAGCAGTGGGGTTTTTCAGACAGGGAGCTTGCAAGACTTCTCAAGACAACTGAAGACAAGATAAGAGAAAAAAGAATGGATATATCCTATAAGGTTGTTGACACATGTGCCGCCGAGTTCAGAGCCTACACACCTTATTTCTATTCATCATATGAAAAACCTTTCGGCAGAGTAAAAGAAGACGGCACCGTTGAAACTATTTTAGACTCAGAAAACAAAGAGAGGTAA
- a CDS encoding prohibitin family protein — protein MQIDPDKYPKSDKIPNFLKTAPVVIIVILILFFIIAPPFVVIPSGYVGVKMTLGKADMDELPPGLNFIIPAVQRVIKMSVRTHSYDLRGANSINSLSKDGLTINTELTVLYKIKPDKAAEIYVEYGLDYESKIIKPVIRSAVRDVIATLDSSQVYQERELIQKKLMETVSKELEKRYILLDEILIRDIRLPKRVVEAIEQKRRAYEEMQKMKFVVEREKLEAERKRVEAKGIADANKIIAGSLTKEYLQWKFIENIKAYAQGDNNTVILIPYDQQMTPIINIPNIKK, from the coding sequence ATGCAGATAGATCCAGACAAATACCCAAAAAGCGACAAAATACCAAACTTTTTAAAAACAGCCCCTGTTGTAATCATTGTTATTCTTATTCTTTTTTTTATTATTGCCCCTCCCTTCGTTGTTATACCTTCAGGTTATGTTGGTGTTAAGATGACCCTTGGCAAGGCAGACATGGACGAACTGCCCCCAGGACTGAATTTTATAATTCCTGCTGTTCAGAGAGTTATAAAAATGTCTGTCAGAACCCATTCTTATGATCTGAGGGGAGCAAACTCAATAAACTCCCTTTCAAAAGATGGTCTGACAATAAACACAGAACTGACAGTTTTATACAAGATTAAACCTGACAAAGCTGCAGAGATATATGTTGAATACGGTCTTGATTATGAATCAAAAATAATAAAGCCTGTAATAAGATCGGCAGTAAGAGATGTTATAGCCACTCTTGACAGTTCACAGGTTTATCAGGAGAGGGAGCTTATACAGAAAAAACTTATGGAAACGGTGTCTAAAGAGCTTGAAAAAAGATACATTCTTCTTGATGAGATACTGATCAGGGATATTAGACTGCCAAAAAGGGTTGTTGAGGCTATAGAGCAGAAAAGAAGAGCCTATGAAGAGATGCAAAAGATGAAATTTGTTGTGGAAAGGGAAAAACTTGAGGCTGAAAGGAAAAGGGTTGAGGCTAAAGGTATTGCAGATGCAAACAAAATTATTGCAGGGTCCTTAACAAAAGAGTACCTCCAGTGGAAGTTTATAGAAAACATTAAGGCATACGCACAGGGAGACAATAACACAGTTATACTTATACCTTACGATCAACAGATGACTCCAATAATAAACATCCCAAACATAAAAAAGTAG
- a CDS encoding OsmC family protein, whose translation MEKVATVTLDQNGHFFGEISGKGFDLTATGLRAVDLMLISIGYCFGLTVEAYTKHKGYKIDDLKIEVVGKKDEKENRYSYILIKVSFKSDLDDKQIQRIMEIGKRGCTVSNTMLKTPKIETKFTPE comes from the coding sequence ATGGAAAAAGTAGCAACTGTAACACTTGATCAGAACGGTCATTTTTTTGGTGAGATTTCAGGAAAAGGTTTTGATCTGACAGCCACAGGACTTAGGGCTGTTGATCTTATGCTAATATCAATAGGTTATTGTTTTGGGTTAACAGTTGAAGCATACACAAAACACAAAGGATACAAGATAGATGATCTAAAAATAGAGGTGGTTGGAAAAAAAGACGAGAAAGAAAACAGATATTCGTATATACTAATAAAAGTATCTTTTAAATCAGATCTTGATGACAAACAAATTCAGAGGATTATGGAAATAGGTAAGAGAGGTTGTACTGTAAGTAACACGATGTTGAAAACACCGAAAATAGAAACCAAATTTACACCAGAGTAA
- a CDS encoding YtxH domain-containing protein, with amino-acid sequence MKRGTLAIIVGVLAGAVGAYFATQRKDEVLQKLNEIQSAIKEAEITGKAKAIAGDLVDKIKDLVKKGDEMTKEQREKILEEVEERIKKLEEVIRRG; translated from the coding sequence ATGAAAAGAGGAACACTTGCTATTATTGTTGGGGTGTTGGCGGGAGCTGTAGGTGCTTACTTTGCAACCCAGAGGAAAGACGAAGTTCTCCAGAAGCTTAATGAGATCCAGTCTGCCATAAAAGAGGCAGAGATAACAGGGAAGGCAAAAGCTATTGCAGGGGATCTTGTTGATAAGATCAAGGATCTTGTCAAGAAAGGAGATGAGATGACCAAGGAGCAGAGAGAAAAGATCCTTGAAGAGGTTGAAGAACGGATTAAAAAACTGGAGGAAGTTATAAGGAGAGGCTAA
- a CDS encoding YhjD/YihY/BrkB family envelope integrity protein, translating into MSFFPLMLFLTVGLSYLISINTEIIIDALQKFFPDITQQFLQLLITLAEKRTIFGFIGLFISFYFATSIFTSLHTAFEHIFGGREESIKKRALIYILGVPVFTVSLLAVYFLGSFISFVFSLIKSFKLWIYLEEILGTVHLKFLLDTLTNVGLVVQFAGFCIILFILYKYLAPHFIYDLRIIFYVSVFIAMLLFVLSLLFNKYILIASKANPIYGTLSGIFAFLAWLYISYGIILIGGRMLYYLEVLERE; encoded by the coding sequence ATGTCTTTCTTTCCTCTCATGCTTTTTCTGACTGTTGGGCTTTCTTATTTAATTTCAATAAATACTGAGATCATAATTGATGCTCTCCAAAAATTTTTCCCTGATATAACACAGCAATTTTTACAACTTCTTATAACACTTGCAGAAAAAAGAACTATCTTTGGATTTATCGGTCTTTTTATATCTTTTTATTTTGCAACAAGCATATTTACATCACTTCACACAGCTTTTGAGCATATTTTTGGAGGTAGAGAGGAAAGCATAAAAAAAAGAGCCCTTATTTATATACTGGGAGTTCCTGTTTTCACAGTTTCCCTTCTTGCTGTTTATTTTCTTGGAAGTTTTATCTCTTTTGTTTTCAGCCTTATTAAGAGCTTCAAATTGTGGATATATCTTGAGGAAATATTAGGGACTGTTCATCTAAAATTTTTGCTTGACACATTAACAAACGTTGGGCTTGTTGTCCAGTTTGCAGGCTTTTGCATAATTCTTTTTATACTTTATAAATACCTTGCACCCCATTTTATATATGATCTGAGAATAATCTTTTATGTTTCTGTTTTTATAGCCATGCTTCTTTTTGTTTTATCACTTCTTTTTAACAAATACATTCTGATAGCATCAAAAGCAAATCCTATATATGGAACGCTTAGCGGGATATTTGCCTTCCTTGCCTGGCTTTATATCAGCTACGGAATTATCCTGATAGGTGGAAGAATGCTTTACTACCTTGAGGTTTTGGAAAGAGAGTGA